Within the Enterococcus hirae ATCC 9790 genome, the region GATTGGTCGTTCACTTGGCGTCCATTTAATTTTAGCTACCCAAAAACCAGCCGGAGTAGTCAACGACCAAATCGAGGCGAATAGTAAAAGTAAAGTGGCATTGAAAATGGCAAGTGTTCAAGACTCAAAGGAACTTTTACAAACAACAGATGCAGCTTATGTGTCAAGACCAGGGAGGGGTTATCTTAAGGTAGGAGAAAATGACGTCTATGAATTGTTCCAAAGTGGTTATACAAAAGCACCCTACGCACCAAACCAATCTCTTGAAGATGAACGGATCGTTGTTGTGAATGAATTTGGTCAAAAGGAAGTCCTCTTTGCTCCTACAGAAAAAGATTCGAGGAAAGCAGCGGGCAGTATAGTTACGCAATATGAGGCAGTCAGAAGGTTGATTGTACAAACTTTTCAACAATCAACATTCAGCCAACCATCACAACCTTGGTTACCAGAATTACCAACGTGGTTAGTAATGCCTATCTTTAAAGGAAATGAACGGAATACATTAAAGGTTCCTATAGGCTTGTTAGATGTACCTCATGAGCAAAAGCAAAGTCATTATTACTATGATTGCGAGAAAAGTAGTCATACCGTTGTATTCGCTAGTTCTGGATATGGAAAATCTACGTTATTACAAACAATTGTTTTAAGTCTTGCAAGACAAAATACTCCAAATCAAGTATGGTTTCATCTAGTTGATTTTGGTACTAATGGCCTTTTACCGTTGAAGAAGTTGCCACATGTCGTTGACATCGTCACTTTAGAAGAAGAAGAAAAAAGACAAAAAATGTTTGTGAGAATCAATCGATCATTGGCGGAGAGAAAACAACTGTTTAAAGAAAAGGGTGCCACAAATCTCTACCAATACCAAGAAAAAACGAGCATCCAATTACCGATCATTTTTATTATATTAGATAGCTACGAGAGTTTGGGGATAGAGGATAAACGAAAAGATTCCATCGATGAAACAATCGTGCATTTACTAAGAGATGGTGCAAGTTTAGGGATTTATCTTATTCTATCTGCAAATCGTGTCGGGAGTATTCGCCTAAATATGATGAGTCAATTTGCAACAAAGCTGTTTATGTATTTACATGATGAAAGTGAAATCAAACAAGTGCTGGGAAGAGAAGCGATTGTTGCGTTGCCTATTAAAGGAAGAGGGCAAGTGATGCTTGACCGACCAACGATATTACAATTTTATTTACCCACTAATGGTCAAAATGAATCAGAAATATTCGAAAAAATGGCAGAAGAAATAACAAATATAGATCAAGACTGGGTAGGAAAACGTCCTGAAAAAATCCTGATGGTGCCCGAACGGTTAACGCCAAAACTTTTCAGTCAGTTTGTGCGCAATAAAGAAAAAGACTTGGTGTATCTAGGTTTGAATAAGCAAACAGTTGAGGTGGAATCATTTGCATTTTTTCTTGGAAAGCAGCTAGGTTTATTTTTTACTTCCAATGTACAATTGCAGAGGATGTTTTCATGGTGGCTATCACAAATGATGGATGTGGAAGAAAATGTTATTTTAATCGATGTTTCTGGAACATTGGAGCAAATAAAAAACGAAGTGACTTCGTATTTTAGCTTGCATGATGTCGCAAAACGAAGTGAGAAATTTACTCATTTCTGGGATGAACTGTGGTTCACGCCAAAAACGAGAAAAATCGTGGTTCTTAATGGACTGGCTGATTTCGTGGAAGAAATGGGGTTATTCTCGGGAGAAGTGGGCAAGTTATTAAATAGAGGAAATTCGTGTTTTCAATTCATTTTTATTGATCTGTTAGCGAAAACTGGCAACTTTTATGGTGGAATGACTCAAATAGTAAAAGAAAATGTTTCTCAGATCCTTTTTGATGGGAGTCTCCAAACTCAAGGATTTGTTGATGATTTCACATTTACAAGAGAAAATAACCCAAATAATAAAAATAGTTTTTACAGTTTAAAGGATGGAAAGTTGGAAATCATAGTAGTTCCTGTCGAAGAAGAGTGAGGGTAAAAATGATACCGCACTAAAAATAATGTACCCGAACAAGAGGGCACGGGTGCATGGGTTAGCTCCAACAACAGAAGGAAGAATTTTTTGTAATAGCTTCTCAAGTGTTCGAAAATTCATGCGATTTCGAGGAATTAATTCTGGAATGTCTATTTGGCAAGAAGGTATGCTCACCATTTATTCATTTTTACACCTAAAAGAGTCTGGGAAGTCCTTTTTTGTCCCAGACTCTTAACGGTAATTTTTTTGAAAACTTCTTCTTATTATTGAAGTTTAAAGCATTTTTTTCTGTCTTTGGCAAAAAACTCAGGATCACTCGTAAATAACGTTGGCATAATAAATAGTTACATTTTTTTTCGAGTAATTTTAATTCTTGGATCATTGCTTTTTTTCGCGGGTATTTTTCTTTTAATTCTTTGATCAACAATTGAACCGAGATCATGCTGTTTGGTAAAGTAGCCATTTCTTCAATATATCTCACCAGTTTATGATAATGATTCCGAGTAGTCATAGTGTGGGCTATTTTCCGCAATTCATATTCATATTTCTGTAATAGTGCTTCGGGAGTCTGTTTTTTTAAAATATTGAAATAACGATTAGCTTCTTTGATTCCAGAGGTCTCTAACACACGATTCAATAATAGATCATAGCATTTTTCCTGTGAATAAAGTAAGCCAATGTCTTGATGATTATGTAATTCTTGGAACAAACGGTTTCGCAACGATATCCATTCGTCTTTTGAACAAGTTTTTTTCAATTGGTGAACTAGATTCATATCTAATGCATCATTCTCAATCAATAACTTAAAAACTTGATTTATGTATTCTTCTTTTTTTCCTAATTTATAATAGAGTTTTTTTAGAGAATAACGATGAAGTTGAACGAGATCAGGAGATTGACGATCCAAAAGCAGACTCTCCTGTAGTACTTTTTCTGCTTCTTTGTATATTCTGTTTTTAAGTAAGTAATTAACATATTGTGTCCTGATAGTAGGGGAGTGCCAGTTTTCTTGGATAGTATGTTGAATTTTTTGCTTGGAATAGTTTAAGTACTCCATTTGTTTAACAGATAAAATTTGTTTCTTTTTTTTCAATCCTCTTTTTTTGTCTGCGGGTTCTTTCTTCAACGAGGAAGCAGATTGTTTCTCATAGTATGCTTGATATTTATTGATATCAAAAGAAGCATCTGAATAAATATATTGTTGAAAACGTTTTGCTAAGTGGTCATTTTCCTTTAAAATCATCTTTAAAAAAGGACGGATTTGTGAATCTTCCGCGTAGGAAACCAAATATGCGCTGTTATTTGCATCTTTCTTTTGTAAGTATTTATTGTATTCGAATAAAACGGCTACTAAATGGGGACAATGATCGTTCGATAAGCAGGGGCAGCTACAAACCATTTTTTCTAAATAAAAGTGGTCAACGAGGTCAATGATTGCATGATAGTTTTCATTACTAGTAATGTTGGCAGTAATCTGTTTTTGCTTAACCTTAAAGTTTTTTACCTGTTCCCCAATAAAATAGGAGTATCCTAAATCTATTGTAGTTTCTAAAAAATATTCTTTCCAGTTGTTCACCTAATCTCCTCCTTTATATTAATTCTTACTTAATAAGTTTAACGGATAAATGGATGAAAAACAGTATTTTTTTGTTGATACGTAAGTTATTTAATTTTAATATAAATGGCTATTTTTAGGTATATTTTTTATAGTAAAATAATTACCAATTGTTGTTTAAAGAAATTTTTTTATTCTTTCGTGATTGTGAGGGCGTTTTTCAATTTCTAATACAGCAATTTTGTGTAGCAAAGAGTCTAACGTGATATGTGACATTTCTTCCTCTACTTTTGCTTGGAGTTGGGTATAGCTTGCCGTCAATGTTTCTTGAATATTCGCACCAACGATACAATTTGGGTTTGTTTTCGGATCCACTTGAATGAGATTAGTATTTCCTTCAATACTTTTATAAATATCTAAAAGTGAAATTTTTTCAGGAGAACGAGCTAAAGAAGGTGCAGCTTTTCCGACTTGCGTAATAATCAAATTCGCTTTTTTTAGTCGGCTCATGATTTTACGGACATTAGCTGCACTGGTTTCAATACTTTTCGCAATCATCTCACTAGATAACATATCGCTATCTTGAAAAATTGCTATGTAGGCTAAGATGTGGATCGCATCGCTCAATTGTAAAGAATATTTCATACTATCCCATTCCTTTCGACGTTTATTCTTGACTTATTTTAACATACTCTTTAAGATAATGGTGTAACTTAAAAATGTACAGGTTCTATTTAAAAAATTTATCAACGTGAAAAAAGGAGTGGTTAGAATGAATTATCTCATTACTGGAGCAACTGGTGGTTTTGGTAACTATGCTATGGAGTACTTAAAACAGCTCGTTCCTCAGGAAAATATCTATGTGTTGGCGCGGAATGAAGAAAAGGGGAAAACACTTGAAGAAAAGGGTTGGAATGTCCGTTTCGGAGATTATGCTGATTATTCTTCTATGAAAAATGCCTTACAGGGAATTGATCGCTTGTTGTTTGTGTCTGGTGCACCTGGTAATCGGCAAGCTGAGCATGAAAATGTTGTGAAGGCCGCAAAAGCAACTGGTGTTTCTTACATTGCTTATACTAGTTTTGCTGATGCCGATCACTCGACCAGTATTCTAGCGCCAGATCATCAGTTTACAGAGAAAGTAATTGCTGATTCTGGAATCGCACATACTTTTTTACGTAATAATTGGTACTTAGAAAATGAATGGCCACTCATTGAACTTGCCTTAAAGAATGGGCGCTTTATTTATTCAGCAGGTGAAGGCAAAACTGGCTGGGCATTAAAACGAGAATATGCCGAAGTTGCAGCAAAAGCACTAGCAAACTTGAACTTTCCAGAAGTTCTTGAATTATCGGGTCAACCGATCACGTATGAAGAACTAGCTAAAGAATTAAAAGAAGTGACAGGCAAACCTATTGATATCGTGGCTACCAATGACCATGAGTTCATCAAAAATTTAGAGGAGGCTGGTTATCCTGAATCTGCTGCACAAATGTTTGCAGCTATTCAAAAAGATATCAAGAATAATCAACTCGATGTTTCCTCAAAAGATTTTGAACAAGCTTTGGGACATCCACTTGTCTCTTTAAAAGATGGACTAGAAGAATTGTTGAATCAATAGTTGTAAAAAGCGGTTGAGACAACGTTTTTAATTTTATAAAACAAGGGTAAATTCTCACAAGTGACAAGAAGTATAAAAATAAGGTTTTTACGGTTGACACTTACCTGCTTACTGTTTCTTATTGAGTTTATTGCTGAAAGTTTAGTCAGTGAAAACCGTGAACAAAAGGTCGTGAAGCATCGTTTAGCTCTGATAACCTTAAGAAAGATTTTTTGGAACCAGTTTTTTGGTTTTGAAAAATTCGGACTTATTTCAAAGAGTAGCTGGTTGAACACTGTTTATTCGTTTTCACACCTATTTAAAGAGTCTGGGATCAGGCTCTTTTTTTGCATTTAAGTGATAAGTAGAAGATTGACTTTTTTGAATGTAATAAAAAAAACACTTACGAGAAAATGAGAAATATGCTACGATACTTTTCGTGACAAATTTAAAGGAGTGGTATAGTTGCCTACAAACAAAAAAGAAGGAATTATTTTTACATCACTAATGTGTTTTCTCATGGTCTTAGGAATGAGTGTGTATAATCTCTGGCTTCATGGGGATTTATATTTTTCAAATCTATTGATTGGTTTAGTTCCAGGATTCATCGTGGCTTTTATTTTAGATGTCTTTATTGTTGGTGTGATTGCGAAAAAAATAGCTTTCAAGTTGCCAGTAAATTCAGAAAGTAAATTTCAAATGATCGTAACGATTTCTTGTCTGATGGTCCTAGGAATGGTTACCTGTATGTCGTTGTTTGGTGTTGTGATTGAGCAGGGAATACCTGACCAACTATTTTCAGCGTACCTTACCGCATGGAAAATGAATGTGATTGTTGCATTGCCTTTGCAATTACTAATCGTAGGTCCTATCTCTCGATTGGTATTAAGCACGATCCAAAACTAAAAAGATCTTTTAGATTATAAAAAAAGAGGATGCGACTTGTTTAGCATCAAGAGATAAAAGAACTTGCCTAAAATTGCGTACACGCTTATTAGGAAGTTTCGTTTATTTTTTGAATGAGCTACTTCAGTCACATGCTCTTTTTTTTAAGAACAATTAATCAAAAAATGTTTGCATCATTTCACGAACCTGTGTACACCATTGTAGTTCTTGCTGGCAAAGTAAAATTCTTCGTTGAATAACGACATAACGTCCAAATTCCTCTTTTTTATTTACTGAAAGATCTGCTAGTTTTGCTTGGTTTTTTTGCATGATTTTGTTTAATTGTTGTTCTCTTGTAAATAAAAGACCCGTCGCTGTTGTTTTATCTAAGGTAGAAAAAGCGTACAGTTTGGCTAAAAATTCATCTTTTTGAGTAGGAGCAGGGGTCTCTTCTTTGATCCATTCTTCTACGATCGCTTTTCCTTCATTGGTAAGGGTATAAATTTTTTTCTGCGAATGTTCTTCGATTTCCAGGACAGAAATATAACCTTTCTGGTCTAATTTAGCCAGTGTCGTGTAAATCTGACTGTGGTGAGCTTCCCAGAAAATGGTGATTAATTGTTTTAGTTCATAACCGGAACGAGGTTTAGACAAAAGAACGCATAATAAGATATAGGCTAAAGTATTCATACGATACCTCCTGACTGGTTTTCTCTTATTATAGCATATTTTTTATTTTTGTTTTTATATGTGCATATTGACATGTAAAATAAATCATGTATGATGCTAGGTAGAGAAAGGAATGGGGAATTTGGAGAATCAAATAGAAATCAAAGAAGAACTAACAGAGAAAGGACAGGAACAAAGTAAAGGAAAGAATTCAGCGTTAGTAGTCGCTGCAACTTGTATGTTTGCGTTTATGGGAGTTGGCTTAGTAGATCCCATTTTAAAAACGATTGCTGCTCAATTAGATGCAACACCTGCCCAAACGACATTATTATTTACGAGCTACATGTTGGTAACGGGAGTAGTGATGTTGTTTACAGGTTTTTTATCGAGTCGAATTGGTTTGAAAAAAACATTGATGGCAGGTTTGGTCATTATTGTTGTATTTGCTGGCTTAGGTGGATTGTCCAATGATATTGGTACATTGATCGGATTGCGTGCTGGTTGGGGTGTAGGGAATGCTTTATTTGTTTCAACAGCACTTGCGACTATTGTAAGTATTTTAGTGGGTAACACTGAAAAAGCTATTATGATGTATGAAGCAGCACTAGGCTGTGGGATGGCTGTTGGACCATTAGTTGGCGGCATACTAGGAAGTGGCTCGTGGCGGTATCCTTTTTATGGAGTAGCTACGTTGATGTTTATTGGCTTTTTAGCATTGGCGATCCTTCTTCCAGAGGCAGGAAAACCACAAAGGAAGGTTGGTTTTTGGGAAGGGGTCAAGGCGTTAAGTAATCACAAATTGCGTTCCGTTGGTCTGATTGCCTTATTATATAATTTTGGTTTCTTTACGTTACTTGCCTATGCACCATTCTTATTAGTGGGGTATAGTGAGTTAGAGGTCGGTTTTGTTTTCTTTGGTTGGGGCGTTTTATTAGCAATTGCTTCGATTTTTGTCGCACCAGTACTAGAACAAAAATTCACTACTTACTGAACGATTTTAGCAGCGTTTGTTTTCTTTATTATTTGTTTGGCGTTACTAGGTGCCGGTTCAACTATCCAAATTTTAGTGCCAATCAGCATTGTACTTTCAGGTTTTTTCCAAGGGATCATCAATAC harbors:
- a CDS encoding SWIM zinc finger family protein, translating into MNNWKEYFLETTIDLGYSYFIGEQVKNFKVKQKQITANITSNENYHAIIDLVDHFYLEKMVCSCPCLSNDHCPHLVAVLFEYNKYLQKKDANNSAYLVSYAEDSQIRPFLKMILKENDHLAKRFQQYIYSDASFDINKYQAYYEKQSASSLKKEPADKKRGLKKKKQILSVKQMEYLNYSKQKIQHTIQENWHSPTIRTQYVNYLLKNRIYKEAEKVLQESLLLDRQSPDLVQLHRYSLKKLYYKLGKKEEYINQVFKLLIENDALDMNLVHQLKKTCSKDEWISLRNRLFQELHNHQDIGLLYSQEKCYDLLLNRVLETSGIKEANRYFNILKKQTPEALLQKYEYELRKIAHTMTTRNHYHKLVRYIEEMATLPNSMISVQLLIKELKEKYPRKKAMIQELKLLEKKCNYLLCQRYLRVILSFLPKTEKNALNFNNKKKFSKKLPLRVWDKKGLPRLF
- a CDS encoding SDR family oxidoreductase, with the protein product MNYLITGATGGFGNYAMEYLKQLVPQENIYVLARNEEKGKTLEEKGWNVRFGDYADYSSMKNALQGIDRLLFVSGAPGNRQAEHENVVKAAKATGVSYIAYTSFADADHSTSILAPDHQFTEKVIADSGIAHTFLRNNWYLENEWPLIELALKNGRFIYSAGEGKTGWALKREYAEVAAKALANLNFPEVLELSGQPITYEELAKELKEVTGKPIDIVATNDHEFIKNLEEAGYPESAAQMFAAIQKDIKNNQLDVSSKDFEQALGHPLVSLKDGLEELLNQ
- a CDS encoding Rrf2 family transcriptional regulator — encoded protein: MKYSLQLSDAIHILAYIAIFQDSDMLSSEMIAKSIETSAANVRKIMSRLKKANLIITQVGKAAPSLARSPEKISLLDIYKSIEGNTNLIQVDPKTNPNCIVGANIQETLTASYTQLQAKVEEEMSHITLDSLLHKIAVLEIEKRPHNHERIKKFL
- a CDS encoding DUF2798 domain-containing protein yields the protein MPTNKKEGIIFTSLMCFLMVLGMSVYNLWLHGDLYFSNLLIGLVPGFIVAFILDVFIVGVIAKKIAFKLPVNSESKFQMIVTISCLMVLGMVTCMSLFGVVIEQGIPDQLFSAYLTAWKMNVIVALPLQLLIVGPISRLVLSTIQN
- a CDS encoding PadR family transcriptional regulator; amino-acid sequence: MNTLAYILLCVLLSKPRSGYELKQLITIFWEAHHSQIYTTLAKLDQKGYISVLEIEEHSQKKIYTLTNEGKAIVEEWIKEETPAPTQKDEFLAKLYAFSTLDKTTATGLLFTREQQLNKIMQKNQAKLADLSVNKKEEFGRYVVIQRRILLCQQELQWCTQVREMMQTFFD